The genomic window TTCGGGCGGCCCGCTGCTCGATAAATTCGGACGGATGATCGGGATCAACTCGCAGATACTCTCGCCGGCAGGCGGTTCGGTGGGCGTCGGCTTCGCCATCCCGATCGGCACCGCAAAGCGGGTTATTCCGCAGCTGCTGCAATATGGTGAGGTTCGCCGGCCAAAGTTAGGGGCTTCGCTTATTAGCGTTGCTGAGGTCTCGGGGCGAGGATATCGTGTGCCTATCGAATCGGGCCTCATAGTTCAGCGTGTTGACGGCTCGACGGCCGGGCTTCGCGGCCTTACCCAGTCGGCTGACGGCGGCGTCGCTTGGGGCGATATCATCGTGTCAGTTGACGGCGAGGCGATGAATTCCGTGGACGACCTGTACCGATATCTCGATAAAAAACAGATCGGCGATACGGTAAATGTCGAGGTCTTTCGCGGCGGCCAACGCGTGACGGTTCCGGTTAAGCTCTCCGCCGGCAGCTCGAAACAGCCGGCACGCCGAGCTGAAGAATAATGATCGAATTGGCTGATTTCTACAATGACGGCACGGGCTGGACGTGCCGTCATTGTGCGCGTGAGCTTGCCGCAGAGGACGATCCTACGGCCCATTCCCGCTTTTACCGCGAAGGCGAAATGGAGACAAAGATCTTTAAGCTTTCATCCGTTGGCCTCGCCAAATGGCTTGACCCGGAGCGTGAAACGCTGATCTGTCCGCGATGCGGCGTTACGGAACGAGTCAATAGGTCGTGATTTTCCGATCGCCGGCCCATGACGTATAATCGGTCAGACAGATGCTCGAAAACGAACTCGATCTGGCCTTAAGCCTCGCAAAACAAGCCTCAGAAGCCATTCTCGAATATTACGCAAAAGATATTGTTGCCGAAGAAAAACTCGGAATTGACGACCACTACGAACCCGTTACCGATGCTGACCGCGAGGCAAGCCGCATCGTCGTCAACGGCATTGCATCCGTTTTCCCCGATGACGCCGTACTTTCCGAGGAAGAGACCGATGAGACCACCGCACGCCTGAAAAAGAGCCGCTGCTGGATGATCGATCCGATCGACGGCACGGCCGGTTTTGTGGCAAAAGACGGTGATTTTGCTGTCCAAATTGGGCTTGCGATCGGCGGCGAGCCGGTACTGGGCGTTGTCGCAATTCCCTTTTACAACGAGGTACAGTGGGCAGTGAAAGGGTGCGGAGCGTTCCGTTCCGTAAAAGGATCGTCGCCCGCGGTCATGATGACCTCGCCCGAAGCCGAACGGTCTCGGATGGCGATGGTTGCCTCGCGGCATCATTACGGCAAACGCCTTGACCGTATCGTCGATCATTTCGGCATCGCGACGATCGTTAGGCGAGGCTCGGTCGGCCTAAAGACCGGGCTGATCGCATCGGCAAAATGCGACATCTACATCAATCCGGGGCGTCGTACTAAATTCTGGGATACATGTGCCCCGCAGATCATTCTGACCGAGGCAGGCGGCCGACTAACCGACCTATTTGGCGAACGTATCCGCTACGATCGTAAAGACGTTCAAAATCACAACGGCATTCTTGCCACGAACGGACGCTCTCACGAATTGATCGTTCGTGAACTTCAGCCGCTGCTTCGGGAATTCGGCCGCGAGCGAGTTGAATAAGATCGGAGCAGGCCATTGTCCGGCTGTGTTAAGATGCACCTATGAAGTTCCTCCATATCGCTGATGTGCATCTAGGCTGCACGCGGTATCAGCTGGCTGAAAGCCCGCGCGATTTCTTCGATGCGTGGGTCGATGTCCTCAAGCGATACGGCATCGAGGAAAAGGTCGATCTCGTCGTCATCGCAGGCGATTTCTTTCACAAGCGTTCGGTTCCGCCCGAAGCCATGGATCATGCCGTCGAAGGACTCACGATGCTCCGCGATGCCGGAATTCCGGTAATAGCGGTCGAGGGCAACCACGATCAGAAATACCTCGACAGCAAGTTCAGTTGGCTTCGCTCGCTTTCAAAATGGGGACTGCTGAAGCTGCTCGAACCGAAAAGCACAGGCGATGAAATGATCTATGAGCCGTGGGACGAACAGCTAAGGCAAGGCGGCTATATTGACGTCGGGCGGGCAAGGATATTCGGCTCGGATTGGTACGGAACGATGGGCAACGTCGCCATTCCGATGCTCACGCGTGCGATCAAGCAAACGCGACGCGAAGGGGCATTCCACATTTTGCTTCTGCATACTGATGTAGAGGGCCATCAAGTACATCCTATTCCGGCCCTTTCGGCGGATGCCCTTAACCAACTGAAAACCGCCGTCGAATACGTCGCGCTGGGCCACACGCACAAGCACTACGAGATCGACAATTGGGCATTCAATCCCGGCTCGATCGAGATAACGAACATCTCCGAGCACCGCGAAACGCGAGGTGCATTCATTGTCGATGTAGATGCAGATAACCACGTGACGGCTCATCACGTATCGGATTATGTTCACAGACCGTTCCAGCAGCTTATCTTTGCGGTCGATGCGTGCGAGACGGGTGCGGATGTGGCCGACGGCGTCCTTGAGCTGGTAAGACGCGACGCGCTGAGTGCGGTCCCGGGCAAACCGCAGCCGATCATTGAAATATCACTGCGCGGGCGCCTCGGGTTTCCTAATTCAACGATCGATATGTCAAGGCTGCGCGACGACATAAAAGCTATGACCAACGCGCTCCACGTTCGAATAAAGAATCACACGATCCCCGTCGAATTCAAGGATTTGGCGGATGACGGCGATGATCCGGCACGCGAGCATCTCGAGCGGCGCGTTATCGACGGCCTTGTCCTGCACGACAATCGGTATCGTGCCAGGGCAGAAGCCGTAGCCGACGCAGTTATCGGGGCAAAGCGAATGGCCCTTAGCGATGAGCCTGCCGAGAAGATCGCCGAATTCATCAGCCAGATAATAGTACCGAAATAAGAGCTATGCGCGGAGCAGTTCATCGCAGATCCGTGCGGCAGCATGGCCGTCCCACAGCGGCGGGATACTCGCCTTGCGGCCCGAGGCCGCCAATGATTCCGCCGCCGCGGAACGGATCTTATCAGGATCCGTGCCGACAAGGACGTTCGTACCAAGCTCGATGGTTACAGGACGCTCGGTATTCTCACGCAGCGTAAGGCACGCTATACCGAGTGCGGTCGTTTCCTCCTGCAAACCGCCGGAATCGGTCAGCACAAGCCGTGCTCCGCTGTAAAGACGCATAAAATCGAGATAACCGAGCGGCTCGATAAGCTTGATCCCTGAACGTTCGATGCTTGCACCGACACCGAACTCGTCGATCCTCGCTCTGGTTCGCGGATGAGCCGGAAAAATGAGCGGCAGGTCATTCGCAACGTCTGTCAGTGCATCAATTAGCGGAAGAAAAGTCTCGGCAGAATCAACATTTGACGGGCGATGAAGCGTTATAACGCCGTATTCCCGTCCTTCGACGCCGAGATCCGCACGTATTGTTGAGCGTTCCGACAACTTGAGATGAGCAAGCAGCGAGTCGATCATCACGTTGCCCACGAAGCGGATCTTTTCAGCGGGAATGCCTTCATTCTTAAGATTCTCATCGGCATCCTGTGAGGTCGTGAGCAGCAGGTCAGAGATCGAATCAGTCAAAATCCGGTTGATCTCCTCTGGCATTGTGCGGTCGCGTGAACGCAAGCCGGCCTCGACATGAGCGACCTTTATGCCGAGCTTTGCAGAGACCAGTGCGCAAGCGATCGTCGAGTTCACATCACCGACGACGACAACCCAAGAAGGCTTTTCCTCGGCCACTACCGGCTCGAACTCGGTCATTATCTTTGCGGTCTGAACCGCATGCGAACCGGAGCCGACACCGAGATAAACATCAGGCCGCGGCATCCCGAGGTCGGTAAAGAACGAATCCGACATCGCTGCGTCGTAATGTTGGCCCGTGTGTACGATCTTTACGTCAAACTCACCGCCGCGCCGCTTCATTTCGGCGTAGATCGGGGCGATCTTCATAAAATTCGGCCGCGCACCGGCGATGAGTAGAACTTTGATCAATTTTTTTGTAGCTTTGTGTTTCCTATTCGTGCATCCGCGGCAGATGACGCTCTCGCCGCCAAGATCGACCGCTAATTTTGAGCCGCTGCCCGCCGCGTAAAAACTTCACCATTATAGAACAGTTCCCGCCGCCTGCACCGCGGATAATTCACAAACGAACGACCCTCGCCTTACAGGAACCGCGCACGTCGCTCGTCAGGGCATTTCGTGTATCGACCACAAGCGAAGCCAGATCGCAGACACGGCCGTAATCAACCGTTGAATGCTCGGTGCAAATTATCACGCAATCCGCTTCAGAGAGGAGCTCGTCAGAAAGTTCCCGGTTATGAAGCGGTTCGCCGTCACCGATCGTGTAGGCGTGATCGAACGTAACCTCCGGCACGAACGGATCGTGATACACAACATCGGCGCCGTCAGAGCGAAGCAGATCAATGATCGATAACGCAGGCGACTCGCGCATATCGTCAATATCCTTCTTATACGCGACGCCGAGGATCAATATCTTTGAGCCGTTGACAGCCTTTTTACTTTCATTAAGTGCGGTCGAAACTAGCTCGACAACGTAATTCGGCATTGTCGAATTTATCTGCTCGGCAAGTGAAATGAACTGTGAATCAAACCCATGCTGGCGTGCCTTCCACGAAAGGTAGTGCGGATCGAGCGGGATGCAGTGCCCGCCGATCCCCGGTCCCGGAAAGAACGGCATAAAACCGAAGGGCTTTGTCGCCGCCGCACGCACAACCTCCCATGTATCGATCCCGAGCGCGTTGCAGAGCTTTGCCATCTCGTTGGCCATCCCGATATTTATCGCCCGGAAGGTGTTCTCCCAAAGTTTTGCCGCCTCAGCCACTCGAGCCGACGAGACAGCATGCACGTTCTCGACGATCTGACGATAAAGGAACGCGGCGGCTTCCGTGGAATCTTGGCTGACACCGCCGACGACCTTGGGAATGTTGTGCGTCTGGAATTGCGGATTGCCGGGATCGACACGTTCGGGAGAGAACGCAAGAAGAAAATCTTTGTCGACCTTGAAGCCCTTCTCCTCGAACATCGGCAACAGGACCTCATCGGTCGTACCGGGATACGTCGTGGATTCAAGGATGACCAGCTGGCCGGTGCGCATATATTTCTGCACTTCGCCGCCCGCCGTCAAAATGAACGACATATCAGGGTCTTTCGTCTTTCGCAGCGGCGTTGGGACGCAGATAATGATCGCGTCACACTCGGCCAACAGGCTGAAATCGGTCGTTGCCTTTAGCTTGCCCGAGCTGATGCACCGCGCGACCGTTTCCGAGCTGACGTCAACAATGTACGAGCGTCCTTCATTGATAGCGGCGGCCTTTGCCTCATCGACCTCGAAGCCGACAGAATCGAATCCTTTCAAAGCGAATTCGACAATAAGCGGTAAACCCACATAGCCGAGACCAATAACGCCGACACGCGCATCTTTACTGTTGATGCTTGAGAGCAGAGCTTCCTTTATCATAAATGATCGTTCCGAAATGGGAAATTTAGGGTCTAAATTATGGGCGTAGCACCCTGCGTAATACTATTAGAATTAATGTTCGCGGTCAATATCTGTCCAAACCGAGCATTTGCAAGGCGTTGATTTGGGACCCTGCATCAATATAAAATAACGCTAATTCACGTGAGATACCTAACGCGCCTCACAACAACTGAACATACGACGCCGAACGGCGACAACTTCGGCGCCGAACACACGAGAACTTTTTGATTAGAAAGATCGACGCTGATCAATTATGACCCCTGAGAGCGGTTCAAGTAATCCCGTTGTTCGTGCAGTTCTAGGCGGCGGAGCACCTCGCCCCGCAATGGTCGCTGCTTCGAAAGGCATACTGCCGCTGCCGCAGCAAGATCTGCTCGAGATCCTTGTACATCTTGCCGCAAGTCCGGATGAAGAACTCCGCATAAACGCCATCTCGACCCTCGGCCAACAGGATGTTGCGTCGCTGACCGCTGAGCTTGCCTCCTCCACGATCTCGCCTTCAGTTTTGAACTATTACGCAGACACGCTTGGCCAGCCAACGGCCTTGGTCGAGGCCGTACTCGCGAACGCCAACACGCCTGTCGAGACGATCGTAAAATTCGCACGCACGGCACAGGACGGTCCGCTGCTCGAATTTCTCGCACTCAATCAGCAGCTGCTCATTCGGAATCCGGACGTCATCGAGGCGCTTCTGTCGAACCCGCACCGAACCGCCGAGGCCGACCGCCGTGCGAGCGAGATACGGAGCGAGTTCTTTGAGAAGGAACGCGGAGCACAGCAGATCGCCGAGGAGCTTCGTGCTCAAGGAAAAGAAGCGGCGGCGGAATTCATCGAGCGATCGGAATTCGCCGAACACATGGAGGCGTCTGGCCTCTCGCTGGATGACGCGATATTCCTCGCGGGCCATATCGAGGTGCTTGACCGCGAAACCGACGATTCATGGCTCGGGCTTGAGTTCATCGAAGAGATCTACGAAGAGACCGAGGATCAGCGACAGGCGACGCTTGAAAAGATACTTGGCGAGATCGCAGCCGAAGATGACGAGGTCTCGAGTGAACGCATCTCGATGATCAACAGGGTCATGAAGATGGGTGTTAAGGACCGCGTCAAACTTGGTATGAAAGGCGACCGTGAGGCACGCAATATTCTTATACGCGACCCGAACAAGCTGGTTTCATCGGCAGTGGTGAACAATCCTAAGATCACCGAGCAGGAGATCGAAATGATCGCCACGATGCGTTCGATCTCAGAGGATATCCTTCGCCAGATCGCGATGAACCGACAATGGTCACGCAGCTACACGATCGGTCTTAATCTGGTAAAGAACCCGCGTACGCCGCTCGCCAATACGATGACGATAATGAATAAACTGCAGCTCCGCGACCTGATGGGCCTTACAAAAGACCGCAACGTCCCCGAAGCCGTTCGGCGGCACGCGACAAGGCTGGTTACAGCGCGTTCCGGCAGGCGATGACGGCTTTATGTCCGGAAATACCATCTGCAGGCCAAAAAAAAGAATATTTACACTTCGGCATTTGTTTGTCATAATGTCAGCTTGCAAAAAGTACTATTTGTGGTCGGTTAATTTATTTCAACGGAGGCATTCCAAATGAAACGCTTAGGAGTTCAACGATTATTTGCAGCAACGCTCGCGATCGCAGGTTTAACTTTGGCGGCCTTCGCTCAACTGGCACCGGTTACTGCCGAAATGCAGAAAAAGGCGGCCTTCGAGCGGCTTATAGAAAAGGCCGCGGCCGGTAGCGTACGCGTGATCATCGGACTAAAAATGGATCCGCTGCCGCCCGGTGAACTCAAAGGTGCGAGGCTCGAACAGGAACATCTGGCGGTCAGGCGTGTACAAAATGCCTTCCTGAACAAGAATACGTCTCTTCGCTCGGATAAGAACCTTTATCTATTTGATTATATTCCGTTCTTCACGGCGTATCTCGACGGGGACAGCCTCCGCGATCTTGCGTCGGATGACAGCATAGCAAGCATCGAAGAGGACAAGATCGAAGACGCAACATTGGCCGAAAGCGGCCCGATCGTCTCAGCTCCCGCCGCGTGGGCCGCAGGCTTCACAGGCAGCGGTTATGCGGTGGCCGTGCTGGATACCGGTGTTATGAAAACACACAACTTCCTTACCGGCAAGGTCATTTCCGAAGCGTGTTATTCAACAAATAACAGCGCCGCAATAAGCGTCTGCCCCGGCGGCGTTACTGATTCGACCGCCGTCGGTTCAGGCGTTAACTGCGATGCGGCTGTCAGCGGCTGCCCGCACGGAACTCATGTCGCAGGGATAATCGCGGGTGTCGGATCAAGTTTTAACGGTATCGCTAAAGGCGCAAATATTATCGCGATCCAAGTATTCTCAAAGTTCACCTCGCAAACAGATTGCGGCACTGCGACCGCACCTTGCGCCCGTTCTTATAACTCCGATCAGATCAAGGGCCTTGAACGCGTTCTTGCCTTGAGCGGCACATACAATATCGCCTCGGTGAATATGAGTCTTGGCGGCGGACAGTATTTTTCAAATTGTGACAGCACTGAAGCGGCACGAAAAGCCGCCATCGACAACCTTCGATCGGTCAAGATCGCCTCAGCTATTTCTTCCGGCAACAGCGGTTACACGAATTCGATGGGAGCTCCCGGATGCATATCCTCGGCGGTAAGCGTTGGTTCGACCGATGACGGAAGCTCGGGCGTCGGACTTGACGTGGTCTCAAGCTTTTCGAACAGTGCCTCCTTTTTGAATCTGCTTGCACCGGGCCGATGGATATTGTCGTCGGTTGCCACGACAAACGGTTCGACCACAACCTATCAGAATTATTCCGGCACATCGATGGCGGCTCCTCACGTTGCGGCGGCATTTGCCGTCCTTCGACAGAAGAAGCCGTCTGCCTCGGTCGATCTGATCCTGAATGCCCTGACAGCCACAGGGCAGCCGATCCTGGATACGAGGAACGGCATCACAAAACCGCGTATCAATGTATATGCCGCTCTGAACGCACTCAGCAAGAAAGCCCCGTTCGACTTTGACGGCGATTCGCGCACCGACCTGGCGATCTTCAGGCCGTCCGTAAGTGAATGGTGGTGGCAGCGTTCCACGAACTCGACTACCGGTGCGGCAACATTCGGCAGTTCTTCGGACGTGATCGTACCGGCTGATCACACAGGCGACGGCAAAACCGACATCGCCGTATGGCGTCCGTCGAACGGCACTTGGTACGTGCTTCGAAGCGAGAATTTCTCGTACTATGCGGCGCCTTTCGGCGCCTCGGGCGACATTCCCGCTCCCGGTGACTTTGACGGCGATAATAAAGCCGACACGGCTGTTTTCCGTCCTTCGACAGGAACTTGGTATATCAACCGTTCGAGCGGCGGAACGGATATTGTGAATTTCGGCGTTTCAACGGATAAGCCGCTTGTCGGTGATTTTGACGGTGACGGCAAGTCCGATATCGCGATATTCAGGCCGAACGGCACGAACGGAGCCGAGTGGTGGGTTCGCCGCAGCACCAACGCGACCGTCTTCGCGGCCCAGTTCGGCATTTCGACGGACAAGGCGGTGCCCGGCGACTATTCGGGCGACGGCAAAGCTGACTTTGCGGTATGGCGTCCGTCAAACGGCACTTGGTATGTGCTGCGAAGCGAGGATCTCAGCTATTATGCGTTCCCTTTCGGCGCGAATGGCGACCTGCCGGTTCCGGGTGATTACGACGGCGACGGTAAAACGGATGGAGCTGTATTCAGGCCGTCGAACTCAACGTGGTACGTCAACAGGTCAACCGGCGGAACGCTCATTCAGGCCTTCGGCACCTCGGGTGATAAGCCGCTGCCGAATGCGTACGTCCGTTAGCTTGCTGACTTAGACCTTTGATCGGCCGCAAAGACCGGCGTGTCTTTGCGGCCGTTATATTTTGTGATGCCTTCGTTTATCGCTAAATGTCGAACAACGCTCGAAATGATCAAATTCGAGCACACGCTGTTCGCACTTCCTTTTGCATTCCTCGGCATGGTACTCGCCGCAGAAGGCCTGCCTACGTTTTGGCAGTTCGCATGGATAACTGCCGCGATGGTCGGAGCACGTTCGGCGGCGATGACCTTTAATCGCATAATTGACCGTACTATCGACGCGAAAAATCCGCGTACCGCATCGCGCGAACTGCCATCAGGCAAGCTCACGGTCGGATTTGCGTGGACATTCTTCGCTGCTGCCCTGCTTCTCTTTTTGACCTCTGCATTTATGCTGAATCGGCTGACGTTCATGCTCTCGCCGGTAGCATTGCTTTTCATCCTCGGCTACTCCTATGCAAAGCGCTTTACCGAACTCGCACATCTTCTGCTCGGAGCGGCACTCGCGATCTCACCCTCAGCCGCATGGATCGCCGTACGCGGCACACTCGACGATGCCGTGCCGATCTTACTTTCGGTATTCGTAATGATATGGGCCGCCGGATTTGACGTACTTTATGCGTGCCAAGATCATGACTATGACCGCAAAGCAGGCCTTCGTTCGATCCCGGCGAGGTTCGGCATTCGCCACGCCCTTTGGATCGCCCGTATGTTTCACTTCCAGGCGTTCATCGTGCTTTGCTTGCTGTGGCTGATAACCGGAATGTCGTGGGTGTCGCTGATCGGCGTTGTCGGGATCGCTATCCTGTTTGCGTATCAGCATTCGCTCGTTAAGCCGAACGATCTTTCGCGTATGAACGCGGCATTCTTTACAACGAATGCTTTTGTCAGCGTGATCTTGCTCGTAACATTTGGCGGAGCGGTATTCCTGACGCACTGAGTAAGCAGCGGCGGTTCATTGGCTAAAATGCCATCGAGGCTGCCATTTCGAGCCTCAATTCGTCGTCAGGATTTAGGAAATACGACATCCGCGCAGCGATCGCCCGTGCTCGTCTCTTTATAGATCCGGCATTTTCGCCGTCGAAGTACTTATCAACACACTCATCAAAAATGGCGACCCACCGCTTGAAATGCTCTGCCGTCAGCGGCTCTTTATCATCCAGCAGTTTATGGACGTAAAGAGGGCTTCGGCCGTATTTCTGATACGCCCTTGTCCCGAAAAGAAGCGTCTCCCAGAAATCTCCGATCACCGGAAGGTGATGCTCAAGATCGAGCATTGCAACCTCTGTGAACAGATAACCGATCATTTCGTCGCTCATGGCGCGCGAGTAGAACTCCCGCATGAGCAGATCGATATCTTCCCTGTTCAAAATATCCTGTTTCATTGATCGATAAACAAAAACACCCTAACGAACTGCTCGCGTTTGCCCGTGCAGCCCGCACAACGTGTCTGTTTCAATGATAACCATTGACCCGCAAAAGGTCATCCGCAGACGCAGGAATGCGGCGGCAGGATCGTTGAACACCTGCCGCCGCTTACCATCGAACCGCCGAACTTTATGCTGCAGCGACCCGCGTCGGCCGTGCAAAGATAAGTTTGAGCGTGAACCAAATGAATGCGACCGCCCCAACGGCAAAGATCGTATCGCCGACCATTCGCATCCATCGGAGTATGTCCATAACGCTTGTCTGCATGAATTCCGGGCTGCGTGCCGCCCAATAACCCTGCGCGACCGACTGATATGTCTGCATCAGTCCGATCGGCAGCAGGCTCAGCAGTATCTCAAGCAGCATTCCGATATTTATCGACCAGAATGCAAACGACAGCAGCCGTTCATTCCATTTGCGTTCCGGATCCATTGCCCGCAAACAAAAGAGCGTCAACGCCAGGCCCAACGTACCGTAAACGCCATACAAAGCACCGTGCGCGTGTACCGCTGTCGTGTTCAAGCCCTGCATATAATAGAGTGCGATCGGCGGATTGATCATAAAACCGAACACACCGGCACCGACAAGGTTCCAGAACGCAACCGCGACAAAGAAGTAAACGATCCATTTATATTGCGCCAGCCACTCGCGCGCCTGTGAGTGCCATACGTTATCGATCGCCTCGTAACCGACAAAAACGAGCGGCACGATCTCAAGTGCACTGAACACCGAACCAAATGCAAGTGCGACTGTCGGCGTACCCGCAAAATATAGATGATGAAGTGTTCCGATAATGCCGCCGCTCAAATATATCGCACCTGAAAGCAGCGATGTATATGCGGCGATCTCAGCTTTGATCACGCCCAGACGTGCAAAGAGGAATGCGATAACGACGGTCGCAAATACCTCAAAGAAACCTTCGACCCAAAGATGCACGACCCACCAACGCCAATACTCAACCACGGTAAGGTGCGAACGGGCACCCCAGAAAAGACCGGGTGAATAGAAGAGGGCAATACCGGCGGTCGTTGCAAGATAGAGCAGCACGAGCGACTTGTTATTCTCTTTTGAACGAAGGGCCGCGACGGCACTTCTGCCCACAAGGAACAGCCACAGCAGCAGTCCAATGAAGAGGGCAGCCTGCCACACACGGCCGAGATCGACATATTCGTAGCCCTGATGACCGAAC from Chloracidobacterium sp. includes these protein-coding regions:
- a CDS encoding nucleotide sugar dehydrogenase; translation: MIKEALLSSINSKDARVGVIGLGYVGLPLIVEFALKGFDSVGFEVDEAKAAAINEGRSYIVDVSSETVARCISSGKLKATTDFSLLAECDAIIICVPTPLRKTKDPDMSFILTAGGEVQKYMRTGQLVILESTTYPGTTDEVLLPMFEEKGFKVDKDFLLAFSPERVDPGNPQFQTHNIPKVVGGVSQDSTEAAAFLYRQIVENVHAVSSARVAEAAKLWENTFRAINIGMANEMAKLCNALGIDTWEVVRAAATKPFGFMPFFPGPGIGGHCIPLDPHYLSWKARQHGFDSQFISLAEQINSTMPNYVVELVSTALNESKKAVNGSKILILGVAYKKDIDDMRESPALSIIDLLRSDGADVVYHDPFVPEVTFDHAYTIGDGEPLHNRELSDELLSEADCVIICTEHSTVDYGRVCDLASLVVDTRNALTSDVRGSCKARVVRL
- a CDS encoding exonuclease SbcCD subunit D — encoded protein: MKFLHIADVHLGCTRYQLAESPRDFFDAWVDVLKRYGIEEKVDLVVIAGDFFHKRSVPPEAMDHAVEGLTMLRDAGIPVIAVEGNHDQKYLDSKFSWLRSLSKWGLLKLLEPKSTGDEMIYEPWDEQLRQGGYIDVGRARIFGSDWYGTMGNVAIPMLTRAIKQTRREGAFHILLLHTDVEGHQVHPIPALSADALNQLKTAVEYVALGHTHKHYEIDNWAFNPGSIEITNISEHRETRGAFIVDVDADNHVTAHHVSDYVHRPFQQLIFAVDACETGADVADGVLELVRRDALSAVPGKPQPIIEISLRGRLGFPNSTIDMSRLRDDIKAMTNALHVRIKNHTIPVEFKDLADDGDDPAREHLERRVIDGLVLHDNRYRARAEAVADAVIGAKRMALSDEPAEKIAEFISQIIVPK
- a CDS encoding 3'(2'),5'-bisphosphate nucleotidase CysQ; translation: MLENELDLALSLAKQASEAILEYYAKDIVAEEKLGIDDHYEPVTDADREASRIVVNGIASVFPDDAVLSEEETDETTARLKKSRCWMIDPIDGTAGFVAKDGDFAVQIGLAIGGEPVLGVVAIPFYNEVQWAVKGCGAFRSVKGSSPAVMMTSPEAERSRMAMVASRHHYGKRLDRIVDHFGIATIVRRGSVGLKTGLIASAKCDIYINPGRRTKFWDTCAPQIILTEAGGRLTDLFGERIRYDRKDVQNHNGILATNGRSHELIVRELQPLLREFGRERVE
- a CDS encoding S8 family serine peptidase, encoding MKRLGVQRLFAATLAIAGLTLAAFAQLAPVTAEMQKKAAFERLIEKAAAGSVRVIIGLKMDPLPPGELKGARLEQEHLAVRRVQNAFLNKNTSLRSDKNLYLFDYIPFFTAYLDGDSLRDLASDDSIASIEEDKIEDATLAESGPIVSAPAAWAAGFTGSGYAVAVLDTGVMKTHNFLTGKVISEACYSTNNSAAISVCPGGVTDSTAVGSGVNCDAAVSGCPHGTHVAGIIAGVGSSFNGIAKGANIIAIQVFSKFTSQTDCGTATAPCARSYNSDQIKGLERVLALSGTYNIASVNMSLGGGQYFSNCDSTEAARKAAIDNLRSVKIASAISSGNSGYTNSMGAPGCISSAVSVGSTDDGSSGVGLDVVSSFSNSASFLNLLAPGRWILSSVATTNGSTTTYQNYSGTSMAAPHVAAAFAVLRQKKPSASVDLILNALTATGQPILDTRNGITKPRINVYAALNALSKKAPFDFDGDSRTDLAIFRPSVSEWWWQRSTNSTTGAATFGSSSDVIVPADHTGDGKTDIAVWRPSNGTWYVLRSENFSYYAAPFGASGDIPAPGDFDGDNKADTAVFRPSTGTWYINRSSGGTDIVNFGVSTDKPLVGDFDGDGKSDIAIFRPNGTNGAEWWVRRSTNATVFAAQFGISTDKAVPGDYSGDGKADFAVWRPSNGTWYVLRSEDLSYYAFPFGANGDLPVPGDYDGDGKTDGAVFRPSNSTWYVNRSTGGTLIQAFGTSGDKPLPNAYVR
- a CDS encoding group III truncated hemoglobin — translated: MKQDILNREDIDLLMREFYSRAMSDEMIGYLFTEVAMLDLEHHLPVIGDFWETLLFGTRAYQKYGRSPLYVHKLLDDKEPLTAEHFKRWVAIFDECVDKYFDGENAGSIKRRARAIAARMSYFLNPDDELRLEMAASMAF
- the wecB gene encoding UDP-N-acetylglucosamine 2-epimerase (non-hydrolyzing); the protein is MIKVLLIAGARPNFMKIAPIYAEMKRRGGEFDVKIVHTGQHYDAAMSDSFFTDLGMPRPDVYLGVGSGSHAVQTAKIMTEFEPVVAEEKPSWVVVVGDVNSTIACALVSAKLGIKVAHVEAGLRSRDRTMPEEINRILTDSISDLLLTTSQDADENLKNEGIPAEKIRFVGNVMIDSLLAHLKLSERSTIRADLGVEGREYGVITLHRPSNVDSAETFLPLIDALTDVANDLPLIFPAHPRTRARIDEFGVGASIERSGIKLIEPLGYLDFMRLYSGARLVLTDSGGLQEETTALGIACLTLRENTERPVTIELGTNVLVGTDPDKIRSAAAESLAASGRKASIPPLWDGHAAARICDELLRA
- a CDS encoding UbiA family prenyltransferase, which translates into the protein MPSFIAKCRTTLEMIKFEHTLFALPFAFLGMVLAAEGLPTFWQFAWITAAMVGARSAAMTFNRIIDRTIDAKNPRTASRELPSGKLTVGFAWTFFAAALLLFLTSAFMLNRLTFMLSPVALLFILGYSYAKRFTELAHLLLGAALAISPSAAWIAVRGTLDDAVPILLSVFVMIWAAGFDVLYACQDHDYDRKAGLRSIPARFGIRHALWIARMFHFQAFIVLCLLWLITGMSWVSLIGVVGIAILFAYQHSLVKPNDLSRMNAAFFTTNAFVSVILLVTFGGAVFLTH